One Pseudomonas syringae CC1557 genomic window, GGCCGCTGGTGCAATCGCAATGCCTGGCCGAGCAGACCAGGGTGCGGCTCAAACAACTGAAAACTTACGTGGCCTGTCGCGAGGAAGGTTGCCCGCGCTGATGCGCGTCGGGCAATCGTGGTTCAGATGGCCCCGAAGCGTCGGTCCAGATAGTCGATGATGACTTTGGATTCGTACATCCAGACGGTCTTGCCAGCTTCTTCTATGCGCAGGCAAGGCACCTTGATCCTGCCGCCCTCATTGAGCAGGGTCTGGCGATCCAGTTCGTTGTTCTTCGCATCGCGCAGTGCGACCGGAACGTTGAGGCGGCGCAGGGCGCGGCGGGTCTTCACGCAGAACGGGCAGGCGTGAAACTGATACAGGGTCAGGTCCTGGGCCGCTTCGTTGACGACCGCCTGAGCCTGAGGATCACGCTTTTTCCTGCTCGGGCGAGTCAGGAAGTCAATGCCGATGACGAGTTGGCCAAGGCCGACTCTTAACGCTTTCATGAACACGGTCATACCTCTTGCGGGCTGTTGCATAAATCGGCCGGGCGTTCAACGTGCATCATGGCACGTGAACACAGGCTGAACGGCTCACTTGATCAGGCTGAGAAACTCGCTGCGCGTGGCGGCGTTTTCACGGAATTCGCCCAGCATCACTGAAGTGATCATGGCCGAATTCTGCTTCTCGACACCACGCATCATCATGCACATGTGCTTGGCTT contains:
- a CDS encoding glutathione S-transferase N-terminal domain-containing protein, with the protein product MFMKALRVGLGQLVIGIDFLTRPSRKKRDPQAQAVVNEAAQDLTLYQFHACPFCVKTRRALRRLNVPVALRDAKNNELDRQTLLNEGGRIKVPCLRIEEAGKTVWMYESKVIIDYLDRRFGAI